From Anopheles arabiensis isolate DONGOLA chromosome 3, AaraD3, whole genome shotgun sequence, a single genomic window includes:
- the LOC120903972 gene encoding histone-lysine N-methyltransferase 2D isoform X2 — MKRKTLVCQFASPLDVDVHNTPQAILLEGKYWKRKCNVIKAEYKKWRRFNVNRALGATNIVDTTSELDFLEWSPISNDIFMITDNMPTDTLFSTLAQYPFPDSREIARGAGRADFIQPSLGPLQPNLDDLMDLDLDFLNFPRLAPVPEEASDDLLKAIEYNYTLGSNQLTNAGNSIQEAPETLGVSGNHQQTSQAHQATGCIQQQPPAALQYSAKLYAQSLQPPGGGSSASISSAAVQSSIAQQFTNSIDSYITDQMIGGAGQNSNSQGSAASLTTSLGIAQVISAQQQQQQQQQQQHQLGGGGSADELARSIKSKFTRAYPKHNYDPKYPPTPHQTMAYNMVSQPHMGQTAGSNAVLGATASGGPYGSNASSGFQNVISSAATAPSGMLQMGSGGIPPSLTPSSMQLHYNHSNAVPNPVNLSNSPSGTNIVGGAGGGGSSNVRASTQMGTAPTSGQSNVAAGSVLLMQNLNSKLLTHSQSLPVPALPQTKQVPAQPRSTSMPTGPSNYNQMLAASQHSPPGSLHASQSGSSYKSYHGHQPQPYKIPSQTVGAGGSYASGVRAMRHSSPPHGTVLQPTSGSSGASSGIGSSGGGAPVGLSNALEQSQQQLQDLQLQQQQQQQQQSIVSTSSSIVQQQQQQTQAKRHPPHPTKEMFRSNSLPINATFPLPPKEGDNFAMPRYHQQQQSSQKANAKLRTRSNSMIMKQQTTGVLNSIPGMGMVGSGSAAGGMAGSSQHMTPTLHATSSEPMLNVTNSALLAQLLTTNNASTLLSKQSHSTSSSAISTLTQQQSQSQPQQQQQNSLYQTMSMGSTISPSSSQLQLHQLQQQQHQQQQLHHQLSSATPSTSSGGTMRAQASSVLNFASSSGMSLSQQSLSPESAHDTDGPLSPTGPGGSASGGAGSKFPRSDSQRRTGHIHAEQKRRYNIKNGFDTLHSLIPQLQQNPNAKLSKAAMLQKGADYIKQLRSERSSATEQMDSLRREIEQLNNSLNNLHTALPASGAPVSRQRTGRVKELYHHYVRQRTLDNWKFWIFGLIFEPLLNSYNQTVSVASMDEMYRTSQLWVDQHCSLVELRPAVSNQLRQLSTTTDVLSDPPSSLQEEVLKAISNSSSNCLAPRGSGKGGSRGGSSTETSPHRS; from the exons ACTAGCGAATTAGACTTCTTGGAGTGGTCCCCGATCAGCAATGATATATTTATGATTACCGATAATATGCCCACGGATACGCTGTTCTCCACACTTGCCCAGTATCCGTTTCCCGATTCTCGAGAGATAG CTCGTGGCGCGGGTCGGGCCGACTTCATACAGCCCAGCTTGGGCCCCCTGCAGCCAAATCTAGATGATTTAATGGATTTGGACCTAGACTTTCTGAATTTCCCACGACTTGCCCCCGTACCGGAAGAAGCGTCAGACGATCTGCTGAAAGCAATCGAATACAACTACACACTCG GGTCCAACCAACTAACCAACGCTGGTAATAGCATACAGGAAGCGCCGGAGACACTGGGCGTCTCCGGCAACCATCAGCAGACGAGCCAAGCGCATCAAGCGACCGGCTGCATACAGCAGCAACCACCGGCCGCCCTACAGTACTCGGCCAAACTGTACGCCCAATCGTTGCAACCACCGGGCGGTGGATCGTCCGCTTCGATCTCTTCTGCTGCAGTGCAATCCTCCATTGCGCAACAGTTTACCAACTCGATTGACTCGTACATCACCGATCAGATGATCGGAGGTGCCGGGCAGAATAGCAACAGTCAGGGTTCGGCAGCGTCGCTAACTACTTCGCTCGGCATAGCACAGGTGATAtcggcccagcagcagcaacagcaacagcagcaacagcagcatcaatTGGGTGGCGGAGGCAGTGCCGACGAGCTGGCCCGTAGCATTAAGTCCAAGTTTACCCGTGCGTACCCCAAACACAACTACGACCCAAAATACCCACCGACGCCCCACCAGACGATGGCGTACAATATGGTCTCGCAACCGCACATGGGCCAAACGGCTGGCAGCAATGCGGTGCTCGGTGCTACGGCTAGTGGCGGTCCCTATGGAAGCAACGCTTCCAGTGGCTTCCAGAATGTCATTTCCTCCGCCGCCACGGCGCCTTCCGGCATGCTGCAGATGGGCTCGGGTGGTATTCCGCCATCCTTAACGCCCAGCAGTATGCAGCTACACTACAACCATTCCAACGCTGTCCCCAATCCGGTCAATCTCTCCAACAGCCCGTCAGGAACGAACATcgtcggtggtgctggtggtggtggcagtagTAACGTACGAGCATCCACCCAGATGGGTACCGCACCGACCTCCGGTCAGTCGAACGTGGCTGCCGGATCGGTCCTGCTGATGCAAAACCTCAACTCCAAACTGCTGACGCACAGCCAATCGCTACCGGTGCCGGCATTGCCGCAAACCAAGCAGGTCCCAGCGCAGCCCCGCTCCACCTCCATGCCGACTGGGCCGTCAAACTACAACCAGATGCTGGCCGCATCGCAACACTCACCTCCCGGCAGCCTGCATGCGTCGCAGTCGGGCAGTAGCTACAAGTCGTACCACGGGCATCAGCCCCAGCCGTACAAGATACCTTCCCAAACGGTCGGTGCCGGTGGTTCGTACGCGAGCGGTGTGCGGGCAATGCGCCACTCGTCTCCGCCCCACGGCACGGTCCTACAGCCGACCTCGGGCTCGTCCGGAGCGTCGTCGGGCATCGGAAGCTCGGGCGGTGGTGCACCGGTTGGACTGTCGAACGCGCTGGAACaatcgcaacagcagctgcaggaTCTGCAgctccagcaacagcagcagcagcagcagcaatcgatCGTTTCTACGTCGTCCAGcatcgtgcagcagcagcagcaacaaacgcaAGCGAAACGGCACCCGCCCCATCCCACCAAAGAGATGTTCCGCTCGAACAGTCTACCCATTAATGCAACCTTCCCGTTGCCACCGAAAGAGGGGGATAATTTTGCGATGCCTCGctaccatcagcagcagcagtcgtcgCAGAAGGCGAACGCTAAGCTGCGCACACGCAGCAACTCGATGATCATGAAGCAGCAAACGACGGGTGTCCTTAACAGCATCCCCGGCATGGGGATGGTGGGATCTGGCAGTGCGGCTGGCGGCATGGCTGGTTCGTCGCAGCACATGACGCCGACGCTGCACGCCACCTCCAGCGAGCCGATGCTGAACGTTACCAACAGTGCGCTGCTAGCTCAACTTCTAACCACTAATA ACGCAAGTACCTTACTGAGTAAACAATCACACAGTACATCATCAAGTGCCATAAGTACCTTAACGCAGCAGCAGTCTCAGtcgcagccgcaacagcaacagcagaacaGTCTGTACCAGACGATGTCTATGGGAAGTACTATTTCACCCTCTTCCTCCCAGCTTCAGTTGCACcaactgcaacagcagcagcatcaacagcaacaacttcACCATCAGCTGTCCAGTGCAACACCCAGCACCTCTAGCGGCGGCACGATGAGAGCCCAAGCGAGCTCCGTGCTGAACTTTGCCTCGTCCAGTGGTATGTCGCTGTCGCAGCAGAGCCTGTCGCCTGAATCCGCACACGATACCGACGGTCCACTGTCGCCGACTGGGCCGGGCGGCAGCGCCAGTGGTGGGGCTGGTAGCAAGTTCCCCCGCAGCGACAGCCAGCGTCGGACGGGGCACATTCACGCGGAACAGAAGCGCCGGTACAACATAAAGAATGGGTTCGATACGCTCCACTCGCTGATACCGCAGCTGCAACAGAATCCGAATGCAAAG CTAAGCAAGGCGGCCATGTTACAGAAGGGGGCCGACTACATTAAGCAGCTGCGCTCGGAGCGATCGTCCGCCACCGAGCAGATGGATTCGTTGCGccgggagattgaacagttgAATAATTCATTAAA CAATCTTCATACTGCACTGCCGGCCAGTGGGGCACCCGTTTCCCGCCAGCGAACCGGCCGGGTGAAGGAGCTGTACCACCACTACGTCCGGCAGCGAACGCTGGATAACTGGAAATTCTGGATC TTTGGGCTGATCTTTGAGCCGCTGCTGAATTCCTACAACCAGACGGTTTCCGTCGCCAGTATGGATGAGATGTATCGCACCAGCCAGCTGTGGGTCGATCAGCACTGTTCCCTGGTAGAGCTAAGGCCTG CCGTTTCCAATCAACTGCGCCAACTGTCTACGACCACCGACGTGCTGTCGGATCCTCCCAGCTCGCTGCAGGAGGAGGTACTTAAGGCGATCTCCAACTCGAGCAGTAACTGTCTCGCCCCAAGAGGCTCCGGCAAGGGGGGCAGCCGCGGAGGAAGCAGCACCGAAACTAGCCCCCATAGGTCGTAA
- the LOC120903974 gene encoding uncharacterized protein LOC120903974, translated as MTDEPAGHSGTVSMSEPKKATKRSRMSDSKQQRAKTLALRGLSSPTPSMLLEEDDDGEFEPTSKRRFDKSLTMLTRSVVKMLRETPDGVLYLRDVSSTLSNRQKRRIYDVTNVLEGIGLVKKQVKNHIKWVGEELTTESCLGTARQIGVHMRKRRQLELREAWFDAQLEAMRKSTQMLHADEALRSFLYVTSDDLTTVFGDKRQLLVLSENEFAPRSNNQSSSVMMMMMKAAASVAAADGGSATTSRGQSSSSSLLSTTPNWQITPDPIPYGGSVRQLWVRSKPNGPPLTLMVLKEPAGSCYTRPSRRSAVLRPGAEQRYVKLPEPIEKEKREEEQEQSIAAAGGSKSAIEHRERSSDHSHGALSSESASEGGQQQKEPEESDEDECVIAQQRERLARILLDERDDDRRSQYRPNGWRNRKRETRGLVKPFLVVNPRFYGNYPFALGRDEGVFDLFGYGTADSKHNQRVEEEEPSTTMTMVSSAVRDDVSGEG; from the exons ATGACGGACGAACCGGCGGGACACTCCGGTACGGTGAGCATGAGCGAACCGAAGAAAGCGACCAAACGGTCCAGAATGAGCgacagcaagcagcagcgggCCAAGACGCTAGCGCTTCGGGGCCTTTCGTCGCCTACTCCGAGTATGTTGCTGGAGGAGGATGACGATGGCGAGTTTGAGCCGACCTCGAAACGACGGTTCGACAAATCGCTTACCATGCTGACGAGGAGCGTGGTGAAGATGCTGCGGGAAACACCGGATGGCGTGCTGTATCTGCGTGAT GTGTCATCGACTTTATCCAACCGACAGAAGCGACGCATCTACGACGTTACGAACGTGCTGGAAGGCATTGGGCTCGTGAAGAAGCAGGTCAAAAACCACATCAAATGGGT TGGCGAAGAGCTGACGACGGAATCATGCCTCGGTACGGCGCGCCAAATTGGCGTACACATGCGAAAGCGCCGCCAGTTGGAGCTGCGGGAAGCGTGGTTCGATGCGCAGCTGGAGGCAATGCGCAAAAGCACGCAAATGCTGCACGCGGATGAGGCGCTGCGCTCCTTCCTGTACGTGACGAGCGACGATCTGACGACCGTGTTCGGCGACAAGCGGCAGCTGCTCGTGCTGAGCGAGAACGAATTTGCGCCGAGAAGTAATAACCAGTCATCatcggtgatgatgatgatgatgaaggcgGCAGCGTCcgtggctgctgctgatggtggttcCGCTACCACTAGCCGAGGCcagtcctcctcctcctcgctgcTCTCCACCACACCCAACTGGCAAATCACTCCCGATCCGATACCGTACGGGGGCAGCGTCCGGCAGCTGTGGGTGCGATCGAAACCGAACGGACCACCACTGACGCTGATGGTGCTGAAGGAGCCGGCGGGATCGTGCTACACGCGCCCAAGCCGACGGTCGGCAGTGCTACGGCCCGGAGCCGAACAGCGATACGTAAAGCTGCCGGAACCGATCGAGAAGGAAAAGCgagaggaggagcaggagcaaTCGATAGCAGCAGCGGGAGGATCGAAAAGTGCAATAGAACATCGGGAGCGTTCGTCGGACCATAGCCACGGTGCGCTCTCGTCGGAATCGGCCTCCGAAGgggggcagcagcagaaggaacCGGAAGAATCAGATGAAGACGAGTGCGTGATCGCGCAGCAACGGGAACGGCTCGCTCGGATACTGCTGGACGAGCGGGACGATGACCGCCGCAGCCAGTACCGGCCGAACGGGTGGCGGAACCGGAAGCGGGAAACGCGCGGACTGGTGAAACCGTTCCTGGTGGTAAACCCACGGTTCTACGGCAACTACCCGTTCGCGCTCGGGCGGGACGAGGGTGTGTTTGATCTGTTCGGGTACGGGACGGCCGACAGCAAGCACAACCAAAGAGTGGAGGAGGAAGAACCctcgacgacgatgacgatggtgtCGAGCGCGGTTCGGGACGACGTGTCCGGTGAGGGGTAG